In Notolabrus celidotus isolate fNotCel1 chromosome 22, fNotCel1.pri, whole genome shotgun sequence, the genomic stretch ATGCCTTTTCCCCCTCGGTGTGTGCGTCGCGGATAGTCCTCTGAATGGCTGTGAGGTAAGACAACAAGTCCGTCCCTCTGCGCCGCTGCGATCCCATTGGTGGAGACTGGACTCAGGAATGTCCTCAAACTGTTTAAATAGCAGAAGTATCGATGGGAGAAGTCAGTGGAATAAGTCAAATCCCCGGAATAAAGCCCGGTGAGGAGCTCAAAGAGACTTTGAAACCAATCTTCACCAAACTGAGGAGCTTCTACAGAGGACGAGGAGCATTAAGGgaagagaaacaggagaaataacAAGAGAAGAAAGGACTTTtcctactttttaaaacatttttacagagggagttttcatttaaaggtttgtacactatttatttttatcattatgaaTGGGAAAATGTAGTTTCAATGTGTCCCTAACGTTGTGTTGTTCTTTGCATCAGGGATCACTTGAGATTTCAAGATGATGCTGTGTGGCATCTTTTTGCTGTTGATGCTTTGGAGTTGTGAAGGCGCGAGGTTGGCAGGTGAGAATGGAAAATGTCTCCTTACAGTGCAATGTGAAAAATGTGTTAACTGTATATGCTGGGCTTTATATGCTGGCTTTTGTGTTGTCTCATGTGCGTATTTCTTTGGGAGTTTCTGACTTTCCTTGTGTTTTTACATACACTGTCATTGTATGGGAAAAATAACTGAAcaaggtttttcttttctttcctctgacCACAGAGAGCCGAGATGATAACAGTGTGTTTGACTTGTTCGATCTGGCTCGGGTAAACAAGAGACATAATGGAGTGAGTCTGGTCAGAGGCGAAGATCCTTACAGCCCTGCATTCAAAATCTTGAACGCAGACCTGATCCCCCAGGTCCCTGATAGCGCCCTTAGGGACCTCCTTGACTCCATTCAGAATGAGAGgggcttcctcctcctcgtcaaCCTGAAGCAGGCCAAGAAATCCAGGGGCAGCATTATGACCATTGAGAAGACTGACGGCTCTGGACCCGTTTTCGAGATCATTTCCAACGGTAAGGCAAAGACTCTGGATGTCTTCTTCTCCACTGGGAACCAGCAGCAGCTCGTGTCTATTGAAGATGCAGATTTGGCCACCGGAAGCTGGAAGAACATCACTCTGTTCGTTCAGGATGACCGGGTGCAGCTTTATGTGGGCTGTGAGGAGATCAATGTGTCGGAGCTGGATGTGCCCATCCAGAGAGTGCTGTCTCCAGAGGTGGCTGACATTGCCAAGCTCAGGATTGCAAAGGGAGCTGCCAAGGAAAAATTCATGGTAAGCTCATCAGTGTTGCAGCTTagatgaaatgaaacattttttgtcttACTGTGAAAAATCTGACTTATGACTTTTGTCCTTTAGGGGgtgcttcaaaatgtgcactTTGTCTTTGGGACAACTCTTGAGGCTATACTGAGAAATAAAGGATGCCAGAGTGGAGGTAAgtcttataaatatataaatcatcACCATGTAGagcttaaaaataaagaaatgttgtgATTATTTTGGATTAAGGGGATCTTAATCAGCTGCAAACTATAgaagtataaataaagatagaatcaGCTTCAGTGATCAGAAATGAATttgtcttctctcttctttccccCCTGCAGCCGCTTTAACTGATGTCATGACCCTGGACAACCCCGTCAATGGCTCCAGCCCAGCCATTAGGACTGATTACACCGGCCACAAAGCCAAAGGTGAGACCTCTCCTCCCCAAACACACCCAAGTTGTGACTCTGCTCAACAGCTCAGTTGTAAACTTTAAGAGGTTAACTAATTTATTGGACTCTTTTCTCCCCCGTCAGACCTGCAGACTGTCTGCGGCTTCTCTTGTGATGACATCGCCGGCATCTTTAAGGAGCTCAGAGGACTCGGCACGGTTGTTAAACAGCTGTCAAATGAACTCCGCAAAGTGGTAAGCTCAGAGGGCCTTCAGGACCTGCTCTTTTGCCATCCTCATTCAccccctcttttcctcctctctccctccttccctctgcaTTCTCAGCGCTGCCACTTGTCACTGGAATTGTAATTACTGGCCAAGTCCTTAATGAGTCCCATGTGAATACACAAATATGTTTGGCTGTCGGTCACATTTGCACTGCTTCGCTAGAGTCAAGCAATGTCTTAATCATGGTGTCAGTCAGTGAATCATTTGTACTGGAACTTTGGCAAAGTGAAAGTTTTCCATCCTCCATCCTGAGCAGCTCCATtcacactctgtctctctctctttttttttttctccagtctGAAGAAAGTGCGCTGATGAAGAATcaaataaacatccacagtgGCATTTGTATCCACAACGGCATAGTGCACAAGGACAAAGATGAGTGGACCGTGGACGGCTGCACTGAGTGCACCTGCCAAGTAAGTGCTGTCACACCTCCTGGAATGCAACCTTCAAACCTAAAGCAGAAAGCAGCTCAGGGAAGACGTAGAGGTGTTTCCTGTAGCCtcattttaatgaagtgataaTAGTGTTGATGATTGCACCTCCCTTTAAAATCACTTAGCTCCTGTCTGAAAGCCATCAACACGTCCTTTAAACCATGAACACACCAGCATTGGGCCTCACCAGTAACGTCTAGTGAAGGCTGTTCACATGTAGTGTAATTAGTTAGGTGTGAGAAGGAGACTGTTGCTGAGGATAAAGTTTTCTATCAACATAGAGGGAGTGTTATATCCCAGATAAAGATCTCATCATTGGGAAATAAAGCAATTAGTCTTGGAACAGTACCAGTAACCAGTCAACCAGTCAGCTGGCTCATTATACTTGTACTAATTTGACTGTTCCTTTTTCCAGAACTCTGCTACCGTGTGTCGCAAAATCTCCTGCCCTCTGATCCCGTGTGCTAATGCCACCGTGCCTGACGGACAATGCTGCCCTCGCTGTGGACCACGtaagcacctttttttttttttacctgctgCACCTTTTATCAgatttccttcatttctttctcaaTAGCTTTTCTCCTTAAGGTAACAATCCCTGTACTTTGTTCTCTCCCCCCCAACCCTACAGCGAATGACTATGCAGAGGATGGTTGGTCCCCGTGGTCTGAATGGACCCCTTGTTCGGTGACATGTGGCCGTGGCATCCAGCAGCGTGGACGCTCCTGTGACCGCATCAACAGCAACTGTGAGGGCACCTCTGTCCAGACCCGTGACTGCTACCCCCAGGAATGTGACAAGCGCTGTAAGTCACTCAGTATTCTTCACATGACCTTTGGGATAATAAATATTCTCAGCTTGAGTAATTTGGAAATTAATTGTGCATGTGTTGCTCACAGTCAAACAGGATGGCGGTTGGAGCCACTGGTCCCCCTGGTCTTCGTGCTCTGTGACCTGCGGTGAGGGGGTCATCACCCGGATACGCCTCTGTAACTCTCCAACTCCACAGATGGGCGGTCGGGACTGCCAGGGACAAGGACGTCAAACTGAAATCTGTCAAAAGTCACCCTGTCCTAGTGAGTTCATTGCAGCAGCAAAGTTTGAACTCTTTGATATGAGTGTGTCAAATCAATGAGAAAtactaaatgttgtttttatgatgctCTTCAGTCAACGGAGGTTGGGGACCATGGTCACCGTGGGACAGCTGCACTGTTACTTGTGGAGGAGGAATCCAGATGCGCAAACGTCTCTGCTCAGACCCCATCCCCAAATATGGAGGAAAGGAGTGTGTTGGTGATGCTACTACATCTCAAGTGTGCAACAACCAGAGCTGCCCTATTGGTAAATATTAAGGATCTaccaaatattgaaaaaaaaacagtccacaaTAAATTCCTTCATGGAGTACCTCTTATTTTTCTCTACAGATGGCTGTCTGTCCAGTCCGTGCTTCCCTGGCTCAAGATGCGCCAGCTTCCCTGATGGCTCATTCAAGTGTGGCAAGTGTCCTCTTGGATACAGAGGGAACGGCATCTCTTGCAAAGACATTGATGAGTGCACAGAGGTCCCTGATGCCTGCCATACACATAATGGAGCCCATCGTTGTGAGAACAC encodes the following:
- the LOC117806094 gene encoding thrombospondin-1-like; this translates as MMLCGIFLLLMLWSCEGARLAESRDDNSVFDLFDLARVNKRHNGVSLVRGEDPYSPAFKILNADLIPQVPDSALRDLLDSIQNERGFLLLVNLKQAKKSRGSIMTIEKTDGSGPVFEIISNGKAKTLDVFFSTGNQQQLVSIEDADLATGSWKNITLFVQDDRVQLYVGCEEINVSELDVPIQRVLSPEVADIAKLRIAKGAAKEKFMGVLQNVHFVFGTTLEAILRNKGCQSGAALTDVMTLDNPVNGSSPAIRTDYTGHKAKDLQTVCGFSCDDIAGIFKELRGLGTVVKQLSNELRKVSEESALMKNQINIHSGICIHNGIVHKDKDEWTVDGCTECTCQNSATVCRKISCPLIPCANATVPDGQCCPRCGPPNDYAEDGWSPWSEWTPCSVTCGRGIQQRGRSCDRINSNCEGTSVQTRDCYPQECDKRFKQDGGWSHWSPWSSCSVTCGEGVITRIRLCNSPTPQMGGRDCQGQGRQTEICQKSPCPINGGWGPWSPWDSCTVTCGGGIQMRKRLCSDPIPKYGGKECVGDATTSQVCNNQSCPIDGCLSSPCFPGSRCASFPDGSFKCGKCPLGYRGNGISCKDIDECTEVPDACHTHNGAHRCENTEPGYNCLPCPARFSGPQPFGRGVEQATAKKQVCKPRNPCQDGSHDCHKNANCIYLGVYSESMYRCECRPGYAGNGRICGEDTDLDGWPNTNLVCVENATYHCKKDNCPNLPNSGQEDHDKDGLGDECDNDDDNDGIPDDRDNCPRVYNPAQYDADRDDVGDTCDNCVFEENTDQTDTDNNGEGDACAVDIDGDGILNENDNCPYVYNVDQRDTDRDGVGDHCDNCPLEHNPDQVDSDSDRIGDKCDNNQDIDEDGHQNNLDNCPYIPNANQADHDKDGKGDACDHDDDNDGIPDDKDNCRLAFNPDQVDSDGDGRGDVCKDDFDQDNVLDIFDVCPENFDISETDFRRFQMVPLDPKGTSQIDPNWVVRHQGKELVQTVNCDPGIAVGYDEFSAVDFSGTFFINTDRDDDYAGFVFGYQSSSRFYTVMWKQITQTYWSHQPTRAQGYSGLSIKVVNSTTGPGEHLRNALWHTGDTAGQVRTLWHDPKNVGWKDFTAYRWHLTHRPKTGLIRVVMYEGKRIMADSGNIYDKTYAGGRLGLYVFSQEMVYFSDLKYECRDT